A part of Thermotoga petrophila RKU-1 genomic DNA contains:
- the rho gene encoding transcription termination factor Rho translates to MTEEQKAISISELESMNIKQLYEIAKSLGIPRYTSMRKRDLIFAILKAQTESTGYFFGEGVLEIHPEGFGFLRRLEDNLLPSNDDIYISPSQIRKFNLNTGDIISGVIRKPKEGEKYFAMIKIEAINYRPVEAVNDRVNFDNLTPDYPRERFILETNPKIYSTRLIDLFAPIGKGQRGMIVAPPKAGKTTILKEIANGIAENHPDTIRIILLIDERPEEVTDIKESTNAIVIAAPFDMPPDKQVKVAELTLEMAKRLVEFNYDVVILLDSLTRLARVYNIVVPPSGKLLTGGVDPAALYKPKRFFGAARNTREGGSLTIIATALVETGSKMDEVIFEEFKGTGNMELVLSRQLANKRIFPAINLLLSGTRREELLLDEETLKKVWLLRRMLSAMTEEEGLTLILNKLSETSSNEEFLKLIDKEKARY, encoded by the coding sequence TTGACAGAGGAACAGAAAGCCATTAGCATATCAGAGCTGGAATCCATGAACATAAAACAGCTCTACGAGATAGCAAAATCCCTGGGTATTCCTCGATACACTTCTATGCGAAAAAGAGACTTGATTTTTGCCATTTTGAAAGCCCAAACCGAATCCACCGGTTATTTTTTCGGTGAAGGTGTACTGGAAATTCATCCTGAAGGTTTTGGTTTTTTGAGAAGGCTCGAGGACAACCTTCTTCCAAGCAACGATGATATATACATATCCCCTTCTCAGATAAGGAAATTCAACCTGAACACGGGAGATATAATTTCCGGGGTTATAAGGAAACCGAAAGAAGGCGAAAAGTACTTCGCCATGATAAAAATCGAAGCGATAAATTATCGACCAGTCGAAGCGGTCAACGACAGAGTAAACTTTGACAACTTGACTCCGGATTACCCCAGAGAACGCTTCATCCTTGAAACCAACCCAAAGATATATTCCACCAGATTAATAGATCTTTTCGCTCCTATTGGGAAGGGACAAAGAGGAATGATCGTGGCACCTCCAAAAGCCGGTAAAACGACTATCCTCAAAGAAATAGCGAACGGTATCGCTGAAAACCACCCGGATACCATAAGAATAATCTTACTGATCGATGAAAGACCGGAAGAGGTTACGGATATAAAAGAGTCAACGAATGCAATCGTCATAGCGGCTCCCTTTGACATGCCCCCAGACAAACAGGTAAAGGTCGCCGAGCTCACCCTGGAAATGGCAAAGAGACTGGTGGAATTCAATTACGATGTTGTTATACTCCTTGACAGTCTGACAAGACTTGCTCGAGTGTACAACATAGTAGTTCCTCCCAGCGGAAAACTTCTAACGGGAGGTGTGGATCCAGCCGCCCTTTACAAACCCAAGAGATTCTTTGGAGCGGCGAGAAACACCCGTGAAGGTGGAAGCCTCACGATCATCGCTACCGCTCTTGTGGAAACGGGTTCGAAGATGGACGAGGTCATATTCGAGGAATTCAAAGGAACAGGTAACATGGAGCTGGTTCTCTCAAGACAGCTGGCGAACAAGAGAATCTTCCCAGCCATAAATCTTTTGCTTTCCGGAACAAGAAGGGAAGAGCTGTTGCTCGATGAAGAGACTCTCAAGAAGGTTTGGCTCTTACGAAGGATGCTCTCTGCAATGACGGAAGAAGAAGGTTTGACGCTCATACTGAACAAACTTTCCGAAACTTCTTCAAACGAAGAATTTCTGAAATTGATAGACAAGGAAAAAGCAAGATACTGA
- a CDS encoding ROK family protein, with amino-acid sequence MKLIGVDLGGTTFSVGLVSEDGKILKKVTRDTLVENGKEDVIRRIAEAILEVADGEETPYVGIGSPGSIDRENGIVRFSPNFPDWHNVPLTDELAKRTGKKVFLENDANAFVLGEKWFGAGRGYDHIVALTLGTGIGGGVVTHGHLLTGRDGIGAELGHVVVEPNGPMCNCGTRGCLEAVSSATAIRRFLREGYKKYHDSLVYKLAGSPEKADAKHLFDAARQGDRFALMIRDRVVDALARAVAGYIHIFNPEIVIIGGGISRAGEILFGPLREKVVDYIMPSFVGTYEIVASPLVEDAGILGAASIIKERIGG; translated from the coding sequence TTGAAGCTCATAGGAGTTGATCTTGGAGGAACTACCTTCTCGGTAGGACTCGTGAGTGAAGATGGAAAAATACTGAAGAAAGTAACTCGGGATACTCTCGTAGAGAACGGAAAAGAAGATGTGATAAGAAGAATCGCCGAAGCGATTCTGGAGGTGGCTGATGGAGAAGAAACGCCTTACGTTGGCATTGGATCTCCAGGTTCGATAGATAGAGAGAATGGGATTGTCAGATTCTCCCCTAATTTTCCGGACTGGCACAACGTTCCACTAACTGATGAGCTGGCAAAGAGAACTGGGAAGAAAGTTTTTCTTGAAAACGATGCGAACGCGTTTGTCCTTGGAGAGAAGTGGTTCGGAGCCGGAAGAGGATACGATCACATAGTGGCTCTGACACTTGGAACTGGCATTGGCGGAGGAGTTGTCACTCACGGACACCTCCTCACGGGAAGGGATGGAATAGGAGCGGAACTCGGGCATGTTGTCGTCGAACCCAATGGCCCCATGTGCAACTGCGGTACAAGGGGTTGTCTTGAAGCTGTGTCATCCGCAACGGCGATAAGGAGATTTCTCAGAGAAGGCTACAAGAAATATCACGACTCTCTGGTTTACAAACTCGCGGGTTCACCCGAAAAGGCAGACGCCAAGCACCTTTTTGACGCCGCAAGACAGGGAGACAGATTCGCTCTGATGATAAGAGACAGGGTGGTGGATGCCCTGGCACGAGCCGTAGCGGGCTACATACACATATTCAACCCGGAGATAGTGATCATAGGTGGAGGAATTTCAAGAGCGGGAGAGATTCTGTTTGGTCCCCTGAGAGAGAAAGTGGTGGATTACATCATGCCGTCTTTTGTGGGAACCTATGAAATAGTAGCGAGTCCTCTCGTTGAGGACGCTGGGATCCTTGGGGCGGCTTCTATCATAAAAGAGAGGATAGGGGGGTGA